The following coding sequences are from one uncultured Desulfobacter sp. window:
- a CDS encoding helix-turn-helix domain-containing protein: MQAKHALKSLPEHPIKMNSLQPGKKVRGSNSGSPLNALFDLLGRRWALGILWYLGDSPSTFRQLQDRCGGISPSVLNSRLKDLRNAEIVARNLEGYVLTQRGKELRSFIVPLANWSANWSKEVYGYERPGMSERLKQETGG, from the coding sequence TTGCAGGCAAAACACGCGCTGAAATCATTGCCGGAACATCCGATTAAAATGAACTCTTTACAGCCTGGAAAAAAGGTTAGGGGATCAAATTCCGGCTCACCGCTCAACGCTCTGTTTGATCTATTAGGACGGCGTTGGGCATTGGGTATTCTCTGGTACCTCGGTGACAGTCCAAGCACATTTAGACAACTCCAGGACCGCTGCGGCGGGATTTCTCCTTCTGTCCTTAACAGCCGGCTCAAGGACCTACGCAATGCAGAAATTGTTGCAAGGAATCTTGAAGGTTATGTGTTAACTCAAAGAGGCAAAGAGTTACGCTCATTTATTGTGCCACTTGCAAATTGGTCGGCAAATTGGTCTAAGGAGGTTTATGGTTATGAACGCCCTGGAATGAGTGAAAGACTTAAACAAGAGACAGGGGGGTAA
- a CDS encoding transposase → MKESIIRNQSSAKEKQQVRCCHCSSSLTIRNGTYPRNHPQDDTEIRVQRYLCKSPLCPWKSFSVLPESIMPVVRHTLEAICCCAAMVSAGMNQAQTARFFGCTRGVAKRLRIFSQKFMPWFSREKTVAEWGPDPPSFWPDFTRDVSQSFFPGRWVKLPSTQNIHC, encoded by the coding sequence ATGAAAGAAAGCATAATAAGAAATCAGTCATCTGCCAAGGAAAAACAACAGGTTCGTTGCTGCCATTGTTCGAGTTCTTTGACCATCCGTAACGGAACCTATCCGCGAAATCATCCCCAAGACGACACAGAAATAAGGGTTCAGCGCTATTTGTGCAAATCGCCCCTGTGTCCATGGAAAAGTTTTTCTGTTCTTCCTGAATCCATCATGCCGGTCGTCCGTCACACCCTTGAGGCGATATGCTGCTGCGCAGCCATGGTCAGTGCCGGAATGAACCAGGCACAGACGGCAAGATTCTTTGGGTGCACCCGGGGTGTTGCTAAACGGCTCAGGATCTTTTCTCAAAAATTCATGCCCTGGTTTTCCCGGGAAAAGACTGTTGCCGAATGGGGGCCGGATCCGCCCTCCTTCTGGCCGGACTTTACCAGGGATGTTTCCCAGAGTTTTTTCCCTGGAAGATGGGTTAAATTACCATCAACACAAAACATACATTGTTAA
- the gnd gene encoding decarboxylating NADP(+)-dependent phosphogluconate dehydrogenase: protein MNGDIGVIGLAVMGQNLMLNMNDHGFKVVAHNRTTAKIDEFLAGPAKNTNIVGAYSLEGLVKKLASPRKIMLMVRAGAAVDSFIRQLTPLLNKGDIIIDGGNTYYPDTNRRVADLGQKGIYFIGAGVSGGEEGARLGPSIMPGGAPEAWNFVKPIFQAIAAKTGNNEPCCDWVGNDGAGHFVKMVHNGIEYGDMQLICEAYHFMKEGLGLGHEEMQVTFSAWNNTKLNSYLVEITADILGHKDDDGQPLLDKILDTAGQKGTGKWTGINALDLGIPLTLISESVFARCVSALKDQRREASKRFNRSIKRISGDKKEWLEALRRALLASKIISYAQGFMLMREASDKNNWDLNYGNVALMWRGGCIIRSAFLGNIRDAFDKDPDLVFLGNDAYFKEIIEDCLTPWRNVAAKSIEHGIPMPCMTSGLGFFDSYTCARLPANLLQAQRDYFGAHTYERIDCPRGKFFHTNWTGTGGNTASTTYDI, encoded by the coding sequence ATGAACGGTGATATCGGGGTAATCGGACTGGCTGTCATGGGGCAGAATCTCATGTTGAATATGAATGACCACGGATTCAAGGTCGTTGCCCATAACCGTACCACGGCAAAAATTGATGAATTTTTAGCCGGGCCGGCAAAAAATACAAATATCGTTGGTGCATACTCCCTGGAAGGGTTGGTCAAAAAATTAGCATCTCCCCGTAAAATTATGCTGATGGTGCGCGCAGGTGCTGCGGTGGATTCTTTTATCCGGCAACTCACGCCCCTATTAAATAAAGGCGATATTATTATTGACGGCGGCAATACCTACTATCCGGACACAAACCGCCGGGTCGCCGATCTAGGCCAAAAAGGGATTTATTTTATCGGTGCAGGTGTGTCCGGCGGGGAAGAAGGGGCTCGCCTTGGTCCGTCAATCATGCCGGGGGGCGCCCCGGAAGCATGGAATTTCGTTAAACCGATTTTCCAGGCCATCGCGGCAAAAACAGGAAACAATGAGCCGTGTTGTGACTGGGTCGGTAATGATGGCGCCGGACACTTTGTCAAAATGGTCCATAACGGCATAGAGTATGGTGACATGCAGCTGATCTGCGAGGCATACCATTTTATGAAAGAGGGGCTTGGGCTTGGCCATGAAGAGATGCAGGTCACATTTTCTGCCTGGAATAACACCAAGCTAAACAGTTATCTTGTTGAAATAACCGCTGACATCCTCGGGCATAAAGATGACGACGGACAACCGTTGCTCGACAAGATTTTAGATACGGCCGGACAAAAAGGGACCGGGAAATGGACAGGCATCAATGCATTGGATCTTGGTATACCACTGACGTTAATCAGTGAATCCGTATTTGCCCGCTGCGTATCCGCGCTGAAAGACCAGCGCAGGGAAGCATCTAAGCGCTTTAACAGGTCAATAAAGAGAATCAGTGGCGATAAAAAAGAGTGGCTGGAAGCATTGCGCCGGGCCTTGCTGGCTTCCAAAATTATTTCCTACGCCCAGGGTTTTATGCTGATGCGCGAAGCCTCGGATAAAAATAACTGGGATCTGAATTACGGCAATGTTGCTTTAATGTGGCGCGGCGGATGCATCATCCGCTCTGCGTTCCTCGGCAATATCCGTGACGCATTTGACAAAGATCCCGATTTGGTATTTTTAGGAAATGACGCTTATTTTAAAGAGATTATAGAGGATTGCCTGACGCCATGGCGCAATGTGGCTGCTAAATCAATTGAACACGGCATTCCCATGCCATGTATGACATCCGGACTGGGATTTTTTGACAGCTATACTTGCGCGCGTTTACCGGCAAATCTGCTCCAGGCCCAACGGGATTATTTTGGTGCCCACACCTATGAACGAATTGACTGTCCCCGGGGCAAATTTTTTCATACAAACTGGACAGGCACCGGCGGAAACACAGCATCAACAACCTATGATATATAA
- the zwf gene encoding glucose-6-phosphate dehydrogenase, with amino-acid sequence MIIPENSSIVIFGASGDLAYRKLIPALYHLFANDQLPPSFAVLGASRSDYNDETYRAKLKSSLAKQEKTDPKILDSFCEHLHYQTLNTSDVHDYGQLKRRLDELEQHHHVKQQNIIFYLATPPSLYGIIPGCLATHQLNDETHGWKRLIIEKPFGYDLKSAKSLDIEIHNYFKEHQIFRIDHYLGKETVQNLLVFRFANGMFEPLWNRGFIDYIEITGAEFIGVEERGGYYDNSGAVRDMFQNHLLQVLAMVTMEPPAAINAHAIRNEVSNVLNCLEPLTDDDLRDHLVLGQYTESLVRGQFLKSYRNEHGVPADSRTETYVALKMFIDNQRWKGIPFYIRSGKRLPTRATEVVIHLKRTSHPAFGKNAPENKLIIRIQPDEGILMSFGLKEPGAGFHAKNVSMNFHYASLKEVQMLTAYERLLLDALNGDATLFARTDAVEACWQFVQPILDYKQIPQCLFGYACGTWGPKQAETLLHQDGRDWRFPCKNLTDTEYCEL; translated from the coding sequence ATGATAATTCCAGAAAACAGCAGCATCGTAATTTTTGGTGCTTCAGGCGATCTCGCCTACCGTAAACTGATTCCTGCCTTGTATCACCTATTCGCCAATGACCAGCTTCCACCCTCTTTTGCAGTATTGGGGGCAAGCCGCTCTGATTACAACGACGAAACTTACCGGGCAAAACTTAAGAGCTCGCTGGCAAAGCAGGAAAAGACAGATCCTAAAATACTGGATTCGTTTTGTGAACACCTTCATTATCAAACATTGAATACCTCGGATGTCCATGACTATGGGCAATTAAAAAGACGTCTTGACGAATTGGAACAACACCATCATGTCAAACAGCAAAATATTATATTTTATCTGGCCACCCCGCCAAGCCTCTACGGTATTATCCCCGGATGTCTGGCAACCCATCAACTAAACGATGAAACCCACGGCTGGAAAAGGTTAATCATTGAGAAGCCGTTTGGCTATGACCTGAAGTCCGCCAAATCTTTGGATATTGAAATTCATAACTATTTTAAAGAACATCAGATCTTTCGCATTGATCACTATCTGGGCAAAGAGACGGTACAGAACCTGCTGGTTTTTCGATTCGCCAATGGTATGTTTGAGCCACTGTGGAACCGCGGATTTATCGATTACATCGAGATCACCGGCGCCGAATTTATCGGCGTTGAGGAACGGGGGGGCTATTATGACAACAGCGGCGCTGTGCGTGACATGTTTCAAAACCACCTGCTTCAGGTGCTGGCGATGGTCACAATGGAACCGCCGGCCGCGATAAACGCCCACGCAATTCGCAACGAAGTCAGCAACGTGCTGAATTGCCTGGAACCGTTGACTGATGACGATTTAAGAGACCATCTGGTACTGGGCCAGTACACCGAATCACTGGTGAGAGGGCAATTTCTGAAAAGTTACCGCAATGAGCATGGTGTTCCGGCAGACTCACGCACAGAAACCTATGTGGCGTTAAAAATGTTCATTGATAACCAACGCTGGAAGGGTATTCCATTTTATATCCGTTCAGGTAAACGCCTGCCCACCCGGGCAACCGAAGTTGTTATTCATCTGAAACGGACATCACATCCTGCTTTCGGAAAAAATGCACCGGAAAATAAACTGATTATCCGTATCCAGCCCGATGAAGGCATACTCATGAGCTTCGGACTTAAAGAACCCGGGGCCGGTTTCCATGCCAAAAATGTCTCTATGAATTTTCATTATGCGTCATTGAAAGAAGTTCAGATGCTCACCGCCTATGAACGATTATTGCTTGACGCACTGAACGGTGACGCCACGTTGTTTGCACGCACGGATGCCGTTGAGGCCTGCTGGCAATTCGTTCAGCCCATACTTGACTATAAACAGATTCCCCAATGCCTTTTCGGCTATGCCTGCGGGACATGGGGCCCCAAACAAGCGGAGACTTTATTACACCAGGACGGCAGAGACTGGCGTTTCCCCTGTAAAAATTTAACGGACACGGAGTATTGTGAATTATGA
- the pgl gene encoding 6-phosphogluconolactonase, with amino-acid sequence MMNHKIFDTAAGVIESLATDLKNYSLQKSPVHISLSGGSTPRMLFKRLSQKPYSTDINWTDLHFWWGDERCVMPTDPESNFGGANTLLFSRVSIPAGNIHRIWGENDPHKEAQRYAKEMTDTIPLHDGVPVFDWILLGVGQDGHTASLFPGKTNYGEQNLAIVAPHPQSGRLRVSKTATVLKAAKRITYLVLGSGKQDIVNEIHIHPAQNLPYPAARIRSEKGETQWYLDKDAAQKIVQGDMTHER; translated from the coding sequence ATGATGAATCATAAAATTTTCGATACGGCTGCCGGGGTTATTGAATCTTTAGCCACCGATCTGAAAAACTACAGTTTACAAAAAAGTCCCGTCCACATTTCATTGTCCGGCGGCAGTACACCCAGGATGCTGTTCAAGCGTCTTTCACAAAAGCCGTATTCAACGGATATAAACTGGACAGATCTGCACTTTTGGTGGGGTGATGAACGATGTGTTATGCCAACCGATCCGGAAAGCAATTTCGGCGGGGCCAATACGCTTCTTTTCAGCCGGGTTTCCATTCCGGCCGGAAATATCCACCGTATTTGGGGTGAAAATGATCCCCACAAAGAAGCCCAACGGTATGCAAAAGAAATGACGGACACCATACCGCTTCATGATGGGGTGCCGGTTTTTGACTGGATTTTATTGGGCGTTGGCCAGGATGGACATACCGCTTCTTTGTTCCCGGGTAAAACAAACTACGGCGAACAAAACCTGGCCATTGTGGCACCCCACCCCCAATCAGGCCGGCTTCGGGTATCCAAAACCGCAACGGTACTCAAAGCTGCAAAACGGATCACCTACCTTGTTTTAGGCTCAGGGAAGCAGGATATCGTTAACGAAATCCATATTCATCCTGCACAAAATCTGCCCTACCCCGCCGCAAGAATAAGATCCGAAAAGGGCGAAACCCAGTGGTATCTGGATAAGGACGCGGCCCAAAAAATTGTTCAGGGAGATATGACACATGAACGGTGA
- a CDS encoding transporter substrate-binding domain-containing protein, with protein MSDGNKVPGEKPTGDAIDQNDIQATHSKWGGLNKENTPIHLTPKEKTWLAAHPKIRVHNELNWPPFNFNKDGVPLGFSIDFMNILARRTGLDIEYVTGEWRALLAMAYNKELDVMLNIVKAPEREKHLLFAGTYAKNPNVIVSRTTDPIANAGDLWGRKVAYPEGFFYDALLKEKFPHILRTPMKNTLSALKALQFSRVDAVVGEKAVFLYLMRENLLTGIEIKGVFDAGDPDIDKLNIAVRNDWPELRTILEKAIVSVSIQERRRLQKKWLGDAGNYAALTQEELAWLEQHPALEITVDPNWMPMEMINPETGAHEGIIADYLKLISERAGIFFKIVPATSWEKAVELVVAKEVQGFSGIKITPGRKRYLNFSNPYLTLTDVIISRRDSTAISEINDLAGKDVGVVKGYWTEQLLKNEYPELNIVTTSNTLEGLRKVASGELDAFMDDHNVAAFFINQHALFSLKLVAVTNIESTLHIALSKDLSPIPMTIINKAIDTISSKDKLDILQHWQTNRTQESASGSSSSVQTAPSAEPVNIQAVTRTMILQGVVLLVIILVLIVLLLFVMNRFFNRAFVRLLASNKAAWLGPVMVVLFLTTIIVMTQVALKVIEAQTRNNAAASLQTVVQSTHNSLLVWVENRKAAINQLAKDPVITELTKALLSVPVEKEALLNSPPLAGLRAHFNTHRDKYGDIGFSIINPGHINIGSMEDNNIGSITPIARQRKNILKRALSGETVFILPVYPVVAPDASSPPAQPATMFFAAPIMNPSGKVMAVLTLRLDPARDFKRLIQMGQIGQSGETYAFDKKGRFISFSRFTGQLEKAGLLKEGLQEILNLRVTDPGGNLSADFTPFVANAKAPLTRMAQSATAGNSDLSVDGYRDYRGIRVLGAWRWDRDLNFGLATEIDEQEALSTYRTTKTILIAVLGLTAVLSVFLTAVGLWLGRRANRILQKSRDELERRVTERTAELKDSEEKFRGMTDSAQSAIIMLDGEGRVDFWNRAAETIFGWTSTEILGKAVDTYIIPKRYRQAHREGLENYKKTGQGRMIGQLFEIEAQRKDRSEFPIDMGITGVRLMGKPHTIAIINDITDRKRAEENHQREYQIRSLLNELLSLSLEDLSLDILLDRAIELITLKLKIVFENRGAIFITDSEDGLLRLKAHRGLEPHLVDKCSTVTPGTCLCGKALVQKKIVFEHHQDEKDDNGFDAVSVHGHYCVPILSSAHKVLGLLSVYVEAAHRYRDDEATFLKSIADVLSGIIERNKAEEELQKSESRFRELVENFGANYFFYVHDTKGIFTYISPSAATMLGHSIEELMGHYSEYLVDSPINDNVDINTQKTLNGEMVPPYLIEMVTASGRPCFLEASEFAVYDQDNNIVGVQGIAHDITDLKQMEAQLLKAKEAAENATRAKSDFLANMSHEIRTPMNAILGLSHLALKTDLNTKQLDYIGKIEHSAKSLLGIVNDILDFSKIEAGKLDMEIRAFDLNDVMHTLSGMISLKAREKGLDLVFDFDPATPALLKGDSLRLGQILLNLANNAVKFTEQGEIVVSVAPVSVNDKKILLRFAVRDTGIGMTRAQQETLFQSFQQADTSTTRKFDGTGLGLSICKKLTEMMGGQIGVDSTPGMGSTFFFTASFQPVQESFGATMDTAGLEREHMSTSRSQSAVAPEGVDGIQGARILLVEDNEINQQVACELMEGEGLFVSTAENGRVALDRLRETVEADMVFDAVLMDLQMPVMDGYTATRKIKADDRFADLPVIAMTADAMSGVMDKAKACGMVDYLSKPIEPAVLFTTLEKWITPGARTLSAPHTTLPGTDDLAQGLLPNLPGIDAENGIRRVGGNVAGYKKLLAGFIENQGEADQRIKAALDQGKKDEAILAAHTLKGVAGNVGAGELFRAANAVESLLREDAPDRLASSLENLTDCLHGTLALIRPALNDGGHEPRYEHRDIPVSELIAGLEKLKQHLEDWDIAAQNLMEKMVEMTKGTAWQSRFTTLIKHVRAYDNEEALADLDRIFKQITSLQ; from the coding sequence GTGTCGGATGGAAATAAAGTCCCCGGGGAAAAACCGACGGGTGACGCCATCGATCAAAATGACATTCAGGCCACCCATTCAAAATGGGGGGGATTAAATAAAGAAAACACGCCCATTCACCTCACACCCAAAGAGAAAACCTGGCTGGCCGCCCATCCAAAGATCCGTGTCCACAATGAACTGAACTGGCCGCCGTTTAATTTCAACAAGGACGGGGTTCCCTTGGGATTTTCAATTGACTTCATGAACATACTGGCCCGTCGGACCGGTCTGGACATTGAATATGTTACCGGTGAATGGAGAGCACTGTTGGCAATGGCCTACAATAAAGAGCTGGATGTTATGCTCAACATTGTCAAGGCCCCGGAACGGGAGAAGCATCTTCTCTTTGCAGGAACCTATGCCAAAAATCCCAATGTTATTGTTTCACGAACTACAGATCCCATTGCAAATGCCGGTGATCTTTGGGGCAGGAAGGTCGCCTATCCCGAGGGTTTTTTCTATGATGCCCTATTAAAGGAAAAATTTCCCCATATCCTGCGTACGCCTATGAAAAACACTTTGTCTGCACTCAAGGCGCTTCAGTTTAGCCGGGTGGATGCTGTCGTAGGGGAAAAAGCAGTTTTCCTTTACCTCATGCGTGAGAATCTATTGACCGGTATTGAGATAAAAGGGGTTTTTGATGCAGGTGACCCTGACATTGACAAACTGAACATAGCCGTACGCAATGACTGGCCTGAACTTCGTACCATTCTGGAAAAGGCAATAGTTTCGGTAAGCATCCAGGAACGCCGCCGACTTCAAAAAAAATGGCTGGGAGATGCGGGGAACTATGCAGCATTAACCCAGGAGGAGCTGGCCTGGCTCGAGCAGCACCCGGCCCTGGAAATCACCGTTGACCCAAACTGGATGCCCATGGAGATGATAAACCCGGAAACAGGCGCCCATGAAGGCATCATTGCGGACTATCTGAAGCTGATCTCCGAGAGGGCCGGCATCTTTTTTAAAATCGTTCCGGCCACTTCCTGGGAAAAAGCAGTAGAACTGGTTGTTGCAAAAGAAGTACAAGGCTTTTCCGGGATTAAAATCACACCCGGGCGGAAGAGATATCTTAATTTTTCAAACCCCTATTTGACATTAACGGATGTAATCATCTCAAGGCGGGATTCGACCGCCATCTCGGAAATAAATGATCTGGCGGGCAAGGATGTGGGCGTTGTAAAGGGGTATTGGACTGAGCAGTTATTGAAAAATGAATATCCCGAATTGAACATTGTTACCACCTCGAATACACTTGAAGGGTTGCGGAAAGTGGCATCGGGTGAGCTTGATGCCTTTATGGACGATCACAATGTCGCGGCTTTTTTCATCAATCAGCATGCCCTTTTTTCTTTGAAACTGGTGGCGGTCACCAACATTGAGTCCACCCTGCATATTGCATTGTCCAAGGATCTGTCTCCCATTCCCATGACCATCATCAACAAAGCCATCGACACCATTTCAAGCAAAGATAAATTGGACATTTTACAGCACTGGCAGACAAACCGAACCCAAGAGAGCGCCTCGGGCTCTTCATCCTCAGTTCAAACGGCGCCATCAGCGGAACCTGTGAATATCCAGGCCGTCACCCGCACCATGATTCTCCAGGGCGTTGTGCTTCTGGTGATAATCCTGGTACTGATTGTTCTATTGCTCTTTGTGATGAACCGTTTTTTTAACCGCGCCTTTGTCAGGCTGCTGGCATCCAATAAAGCGGCATGGCTGGGGCCGGTCATGGTTGTGCTGTTCCTCACCACGATTATCGTCATGACCCAGGTGGCACTCAAGGTCATTGAGGCACAAACCCGGAATAATGCCGCAGCCTCTCTGCAGACCGTGGTCCAGTCCACCCATAATTCATTGCTGGTATGGGTGGAGAACCGAAAAGCCGCCATTAATCAATTGGCCAAAGATCCGGTGATCACTGAATTGACAAAAGCATTGCTGTCGGTTCCCGTTGAAAAAGAGGCGCTCCTGAACAGCCCGCCCCTGGCCGGATTAAGGGCGCATTTCAACACACATAGAGACAAATACGGCGATATCGGATTTTCCATCATTAACCCTGGGCATATCAACATAGGGTCCATGGAGGATAACAACATCGGCAGTATCACCCCCATTGCCCGGCAGCGGAAAAATATCTTGAAACGGGCATTGTCCGGCGAAACTGTTTTTATTCTTCCGGTCTATCCGGTTGTTGCCCCGGATGCATCATCTCCTCCTGCCCAACCCGCCACCATGTTTTTTGCAGCCCCGATCATGAATCCATCCGGCAAAGTCATGGCGGTTTTGACCCTCAGGTTGGACCCTGCCCGTGATTTCAAACGGCTTATTCAGATGGGCCAAATCGGACAAAGCGGTGAAACCTATGCCTTTGATAAAAAAGGGCGTTTTATCTCTTTCAGCCGTTTTACCGGTCAGCTTGAGAAGGCGGGTTTACTTAAGGAAGGTCTCCAGGAAATTTTGAACCTGAGGGTGACTGATCCGGGTGGCAACCTTTCAGCAGATTTCACGCCTTTTGTTGCCAATGCAAAGGCGCCGTTAACGCGGATGGCCCAAAGCGCCACTGCCGGCAATTCCGATCTAAGTGTTGACGGCTACAGAGACTACCGCGGCATCCGGGTGCTGGGTGCCTGGAGATGGGATAGGGATTTGAATTTTGGCCTGGCAACGGAGATCGATGAACAAGAAGCCCTGTCAACTTACAGGACAACAAAAACCATACTCATCGCCGTTTTGGGACTCACTGCCGTATTGTCGGTTTTCCTCACGGCGGTGGGCCTGTGGCTGGGCAGGAGGGCCAACCGGATTCTGCAGAAATCCAGGGATGAACTTGAAAGACGTGTGACCGAAAGAACGGCTGAACTCAAGGACAGTGAAGAAAAATTCCGGGGCATGACCGACTCCGCCCAAAGCGCCATCATCATGCTGGACGGCGAGGGGCGTGTGGATTTTTGGAACCGGGCGGCGGAAACCATTTTCGGCTGGACATCAACAGAAATTTTAGGAAAAGCCGTTGATACCTATATTATACCGAAACGATATCGCCAGGCACACCGGGAGGGGCTGGAAAATTATAAAAAAACGGGCCAGGGACGCATGATCGGCCAGCTATTTGAAATCGAGGCCCAGCGCAAGGACCGCTCCGAATTCCCCATTGATATGGGTATCACCGGTGTCCGGTTGATGGGCAAACCCCACACCATTGCAATCATCAACGACATCACGGACCGAAAGCGTGCCGAGGAAAATCACCAGCGGGAATATCAAATCAGGTCTCTTCTAAATGAATTATTAAGCCTATCCCTGGAGGATCTCTCCCTGGATATTCTTTTAGACCGGGCCATCGAATTGATTACATTAAAACTCAAAATAGTGTTTGAAAACCGGGGGGCGATTTTCATCACGGATTCGGAAGATGGCCTTCTCCGGCTTAAAGCCCATCGGGGATTGGAGCCACACCTTGTGGATAAGTGCAGCACTGTGACGCCCGGAACATGTTTATGCGGGAAAGCCCTGGTGCAAAAAAAGATCGTATTTGAACATCACCAGGATGAAAAAGACGATAATGGATTTGACGCTGTTTCAGTCCATGGCCATTACTGCGTGCCCATCCTCTCCTCCGCCCATAAGGTTCTTGGGCTGCTTTCGGTTTATGTGGAAGCAGCCCATCGCTACCGGGACGACGAAGCGACCTTTCTCAAAAGCATTGCGGATGTACTTTCCGGTATCATCGAACGTAACAAAGCCGAAGAAGAGTTGCAAAAGAGCGAATCCCGGTTCAGGGAATTGGTGGAAAATTTCGGTGCCAATTATTTCTTTTACGTCCATGACACAAAAGGCATCTTTACTTACATCAGCCCGTCAGCGGCTACAATGCTGGGTCACTCCATTGAAGAATTAATGGGTCACTATAGTGAATACCTGGTCGACTCACCCATCAATGACAATGTGGATATCAATACCCAAAAAACATTGAATGGGGAAATGGTTCCCCCGTATTTGATTGAAATGGTCACTGCATCAGGCAGGCCTTGCTTTCTGGAAGCCTCGGAATTTGCCGTATATGACCAGGATAACAATATTGTGGGGGTCCAGGGCATCGCACATGATATTACGGATCTTAAGCAGATGGAAGCCCAGCTGTTGAAGGCCAAGGAAGCGGCCGAAAATGCGACCCGGGCGAAAAGCGATTTTCTGGCCAACATGAGCCATGAAATCAGAACCCCCATGAATGCCATCCTGGGGCTCAGCCACCTGGCCCTGAAAACAGACCTGAATACCAAACAATTGGATTATATTGGTAAAATAGAGCATTCTGCCAAATCATTGCTGGGCATTGTAAATGATATCCTGGATTTTTCCAAAATCGAAGCCGGAAAGCTGGATATGGAAATCAGGGCGTTTGATTTGAATGATGTCATGCATACCCTGTCCGGCATGATATCGTTGAAGGCCCGGGAAAAGGGCCTGGATCTGGTTTTTGATTTTGATCCTGCCACACCGGCGCTCCTGAAGGGCGATTCGCTGCGGCTGGGTCAAATTTTACTGAACCTGGCCAATAACGCCGTCAAATTTACCGAACAAGGGGAAATCGTGGTTTCCGTGGCACCGGTGTCGGTAAATGACAAAAAGATATTACTCCGGTTTGCCGTGCGTGACACAGGCATCGGTATGACCCGGGCCCAGCAGGAAACATTGTTCCAGTCCTTTCAGCAGGCAGACACCTCAACCACCCGTAAATTCGACGGCACAGGCCTTGGGTTGAGCATCTGCAAAAAATTAACTGAAATGATGGGGGGGCAAATCGGGGTGGACAGCACCCCCGGAATGGGCAGCACCTTCTTTTTCACCGCATCCTTCCAACCGGTACAGGAATCGTTTGGCGCCACCATGGATACCGCCGGCTTGGAACGGGAGCACATGTCCACATCCCGGAGCCAAAGCGCGGTTGCGCCCGAAGGGGTTGACGGGATACAGGGGGCACGGATACTGCTGGTGGAAGATAATGAGATCAACCAGCAGGTGGCCTGCGAACTTATGGAAGGCGAAGGGTTGTTTGTATCGACGGCAGAGAATGGCCGGGTTGCCTTGGACCGGCTCCGGGAAACCGTTGAAGCGGACATGGTATTTGACGCGGTACTCATGGACCTTCAAATGCCGGTGATGGACGGGTATACCGCTACCCGGAAGATCAAGGCAGATGACCGTTTTGCCGATCTGCCGGTCATCGCAATGACCGCAGATGCCATGAGCGGTGTTATGGACAAGGCCAAGGCGTGCGGCATGGTGGACTATTTGAGCAAGCCCATTGAACCTGCCGTCCTGTTCACCACCCTTGAAAAATGGATTACTCCGGGGGCGCGCACCTTATCGGCGCCCCATACGACGCTGCCCGGGACCGATGACTTGGCACAAGGATTATTACCGAATCTGCCGGGCATTGATGCGGAGAACGGCATCAGGCGGGTCGGCGGGAATGTGGCCGGATATAAAAAACTGTTGGCCGGGTTCATTGAAAACCAGGGGGAGGCAGATCAAAGAATCAAGGCCGCCCTGGATCAGGGGAAAAAAGATGAGGCCATCCTTGCGGCCCATACCTTAAAAGGCGTAGCCGGTAATGTGGGTGCCGGAGAGTTGTTCAGGGCTGCGAACGCCGTTGAGTCCCTGCTCAGGGAAGATGCCCCCGACAGACTGGCAAGTTCCCTTGAAAACTTAACAGACTGTCTTCATGGAACGCTGGCTCTCATCCGTCCGGCTCTAAATGACGGCGGACACGAACCACGTTATGAACACAGAGACATTCCCGTATCAGAACTCATTGCCGGCCTTGAAAAACTAAAGCAGCATCTTGAAGATTGGGACATAGCCGCACAAAACCTTATGGAAAAAATGGTTGAGATGACCAAGGGCACAGCTTGGCAATCCCGGTTCACAACGCTTATAAAACATGTGCGTGCCTATGACAATGAGGAAGCGCTGGCAGATTTGGATCGTATTTTCAAACAGATAACCTCACTTCAATAA
- a CDS encoding tautomerase family protein: protein MPVITVAIHPIDQEQRTRLIKEITDTAVKITNVPADKYVVFIDEYKNEAIGLAGKTRAEIIAGTSD from the coding sequence ATGCCCGTTATCACCGTCGCTATCCATCCGATTGATCAAGAGCAAAGGACGCGTTTAATCAAAGAAATAACAGACACCGCTGTGAAAATTACAAACGTTCCTGCAGACAAGTATGTGGTTTTTATTGACGAATACAAAAATGAGGCCATCGGCCTTGCAGGCAAAACACGCGCTGAAATCATTGCCGGAACATCCGATTAA